A stretch of Desulfotalea psychrophila LSv54 DNA encodes these proteins:
- a CDS encoding radical SAM protein: protein MAGERGSYLKKWTGRKPVALLYPNVYRVGMSSLGFQLVYNMLNEQEDLVCERFFLPEEGGSLTSMESGRPLSDFSLVYISISFEHDYINLVRMLMAGGIHPLADRRPVEVGPGSPLVICGGVISFMNPEPIAPFIDMFYVGEAEESLVEVNAEIFASIALGRGDLLKKVCTEYDGCYGPRFYHPFYGDDGRQAGYDVDEGLPRRIKKLTLYHSDRAAHSQLLTKEAEFSDLYLTELGRGCSRGCRFCTAGFIYRPPRLWDADAVVAGLKERFDGVERVGLLGMEMAATKDLDAIAEYLLGSGCSLSFSSLRADRITSDLLDLLGKSHLKSVAIAPDGSSERLRLVINKGLKESDLLSAAENLVSAGIFKLKLYLMVGLPTETEEDLQEAVDLVGKIKARIDPIGKSRGHLCDIVVSANSFAPKPWTPFQYHGFGVSERLFPGESVSAQRVVKTLKERLKFLKTGFAQYDNVSMNSDKPEHVLFQALLSRGDRRIADVLLSMITEGCNWKQAMKRHGLQTEDYIISCYDDKSFLPWSIIDHGIAPEYLWHEYLKSFKSLQTAACLVGSCRKCGVCGEGKN from the coding sequence TTGGCAGGAGAACGCGGCAGCTATTTGAAAAAATGGACCGGCCGTAAGCCCGTTGCTTTGCTGTATCCCAATGTCTATAGGGTTGGCATGTCCAGCCTTGGTTTTCAGCTTGTCTATAATATGCTCAATGAGCAAGAAGATTTAGTTTGTGAACGTTTCTTTTTGCCGGAAGAGGGTGGTAGCTTGACTTCTATGGAGTCGGGCCGACCTCTGAGCGATTTTTCCCTAGTTTATATATCCATTAGTTTTGAGCATGATTATATCAATCTCGTTCGGATGCTTATGGCTGGGGGGATTCATCCTCTTGCCGACAGGCGTCCCGTCGAGGTTGGTCCAGGTTCTCCTCTGGTGATTTGTGGCGGGGTTATCAGTTTTATGAACCCTGAGCCCATCGCTCCCTTTATCGATATGTTTTATGTGGGAGAGGCGGAAGAATCACTGGTTGAGGTTAATGCCGAAATCTTTGCCTCCATCGCCTTGGGGCGGGGTGATCTGCTCAAAAAGGTATGCACCGAGTATGATGGTTGTTATGGCCCGCGTTTTTATCACCCATTTTATGGAGATGATGGCAGACAGGCCGGCTACGATGTCGATGAAGGTCTGCCTCGCCGGATAAAAAAGCTGACCCTGTACCACAGTGATCGTGCGGCCCATTCACAACTTCTCACCAAGGAGGCGGAATTTTCAGATCTTTATCTGACAGAACTTGGACGGGGTTGTTCCCGTGGCTGTCGTTTTTGTACTGCAGGATTTATCTATCGTCCGCCACGCCTGTGGGATGCAGATGCAGTGGTTGCAGGGCTCAAGGAACGTTTTGACGGGGTGGAGCGTGTGGGCTTGCTTGGAATGGAGATGGCTGCTACTAAGGATCTTGATGCCATAGCGGAATATCTTCTTGGCAGTGGTTGTTCCCTCTCCTTCTCCTCCCTACGAGCCGATAGGATCACTTCAGATCTGTTGGATCTCCTTGGTAAGAGTCATCTTAAGAGTGTGGCTATTGCCCCGGATGGTTCATCGGAGCGTCTGCGTCTGGTCATTAATAAGGGCCTTAAAGAGTCTGATCTGCTCAGTGCTGCGGAAAATTTGGTTTCAGCAGGTATCTTTAAGCTTAAGCTTTATTTGATGGTTGGTTTGCCGACGGAGACGGAAGAGGATCTGCAGGAGGCAGTTGACCTTGTGGGTAAGATAAAGGCCAGGATTGATCCCATTGGTAAATCTCGTGGTCATCTCTGTGATATTGTTGTCTCTGCTAACTCCTTTGCACCTAAACCCTGGACACCCTTTCAGTATCATGGCTTTGGTGTGAGCGAGAGGCTTTTTCCGGGTGAGTCTGTATCCGCCCAACGGGTGGTCAAGACATTAAAGGAGCGGCTAAAATTTTTGAAAACGGGATTTGCTCAGTATGACAATGTGTCAATGAACTCTGATAAACCGGAGCATGTGCTTTTTCAGGCCCTGCTTTCCCGTGGCGATAGAAGGATTGCTGATGTCTTACTTTCCATGATTACAGAGGGCTGTAACTGGAAGCAGGCAATGAAACGGCATGGTCTGCAGACCGAGGACTATATTATATCCTGCTATGATGATAAAAGCTTTTTGCCCTGGTCCATCATTGACCATGGAATCGCCCCTGAATATCTGTGGCACGAATACCTGAAATCTTTTAAGTCCCTGCAGACGGCTGCCTGTCTTGTGGGAAGCTGTCGGAAATGTGGGGTGTGTGGTGAAGGAAAAAACTAA
- the ftsA gene encoding cell division protein FtsA, translated as MRQMREKKENISLEAEPEMAEQQESFGELEIKKRETHPSEIREDRDLGEIVIGLDIGTTKICCVVGELLDDSLYILGVGTVPSSGLKKGVVYNIESTVQSIQKALRLAEESSDYELKNVPAYVGIAGDHIKGFNSPGIVAINDREIKKSDLEAVRRAAQTVKISQNQNIIHVLPQEYMVDDNVGIQNPVGMTGVRLATNVHIVTADVGAIHNLVTCCEKAGVKVASLVLESVASAHAVLTREEKENGVALVDIGGGTTDTAVFHGGTVRQTSQINFGGHNLTNDISVGLLTSLGDAEWLKENYGGAIASVVKSNYVVEVPKRGDKNPVKTPQKFLVEILEARTKEILEMVDEALIESGQKTNIGHGIVLTGGTALLPNIADLAEQIFDLPVRVGYPEGLTGRVENVYTPRCTTAVGLVLFGREEHQGKGLVDHSVFTKICRFFKNIM; from the coding sequence TTGAGACAAATGAGAGAAAAAAAAGAGAATATATCCCTAGAGGCTGAACCTGAAATGGCTGAGCAGCAGGAGAGTTTCGGGGAGTTGGAGATTAAAAAGAGAGAGACTCATCCGTCCGAGATAAGAGAAGATCGGGATCTGGGTGAAATTGTTATTGGCCTTGATATAGGCACAACAAAAATATGTTGTGTTGTCGGTGAGTTGCTAGATGATTCTCTGTATATTCTTGGGGTTGGAACGGTGCCCTCTTCGGGCTTGAAAAAAGGTGTTGTCTATAATATTGAAAGCACCGTTCAATCTATTCAAAAGGCTCTGAGGCTTGCTGAAGAATCTTCAGACTATGAGCTGAAAAATGTTCCTGCCTATGTTGGTATTGCCGGGGATCATATAAAGGGTTTCAACAGCCCGGGTATTGTTGCTATTAATGATCGTGAGATTAAAAAGTCTGATTTAGAGGCGGTTCGTAGGGCTGCTCAGACGGTAAAAATTTCCCAAAATCAGAATATAATCCATGTACTGCCCCAGGAGTATATGGTGGATGATAATGTTGGTATTCAAAATCCCGTGGGGATGACCGGAGTGCGGTTGGCGACAAATGTGCATATTGTGACTGCTGATGTCGGTGCTATTCATAACCTTGTTACCTGTTGCGAGAAGGCGGGGGTGAAGGTGGCAAGCTTGGTTCTGGAATCCGTGGCCTCTGCCCATGCCGTCCTTACCCGTGAGGAAAAAGAGAATGGGGTTGCCCTCGTTGATATTGGGGGGGGAACCACTGACACTGCAGTTTTTCATGGGGGAACTGTTCGTCAGACCAGCCAGATAAATTTTGGTGGCCATAATCTTACCAATGATATTTCTGTTGGTCTCTTGACCTCCCTAGGGGATGCTGAGTGGCTTAAAGAAAATTACGGTGGCGCTATAGCCTCTGTTGTAAAATCGAATTATGTTGTCGAAGTACCTAAGCGTGGCGATAAAAATCCTGTGAAAACACCTCAAAAATTTTTGGTTGAAATACTTGAGGCGCGGACGAAAGAGATCTTGGAGATGGTCGACGAGGCGCTTATAGAGTCTGGGCAGAAGACGAATATTGGTCATGGCATTGTCCTTACAGGGGGAACTGCCCTCTTGCCTAATATTGCCGACCTTGCCGAACAAATTTTTGATTTACCTGTGCGTGTAGGCTATCCAGAAGGCCTTACAGGTCGTGTTGAAAATGTTTATACACCCCGTTGCACGACGGCCGTGGGTTTGGTTCTTTTTGGTCGGGAAGAGCATCAGGGAAAGGGATTGGTTGATCATTCAGTTTTTACTAAAATATGTCGATTTTTCAAAAATATTATGTAA
- the ftsZ gene encoding cell division protein FtsZ, protein MAFRIAEQTGIAVIKVFGVGGGGGNAINSMVRNGLQGVQFISVNTDLQALQESMADVVLQMGPGITKGLGAGADPETGKLAALESLEDLKAAVEGCDMVFVAAGLGGGTGTGAAPVIAKIAKEAGALTVAVVTKPFSFEGKVRARHAEQGWQELRANVDTIITVPNDRLLSLGQKTSKLADMLLMADTVLLQAVRGISNLINVPGLINADFADLRTVMKEVGPAIMGVGSASGENRAIDAARIAIDNQLLEDVGVDGARGVLINVSASSESLTLEELNEVSLLIQEKVDEDAVIVVGALYDDELGDEIRVTVVATGVGGVLACKEVVAKPRVLNRAETSGKTPGLNLVPPGPEAVTHGSPAPKNVQHRATKLPRSSFDSLENLGISGGSGQAGNASSATSGTKRDLELLETPTYLRKNAN, encoded by the coding sequence ATGGCGTTCAGAATTGCTGAGCAGACAGGTATTGCTGTTATCAAGGTTTTTGGCGTTGGTGGTGGTGGTGGTAATGCCATTAACAGTATGGTGCGCAATGGTTTGCAGGGGGTGCAGTTTATCTCGGTCAATACCGATTTGCAAGCACTTCAGGAATCGATGGCAGATGTCGTGTTGCAGATGGGTCCTGGTATTACTAAAGGGCTTGGCGCCGGTGCTGATCCTGAAACAGGTAAACTTGCCGCTCTTGAATCACTCGAAGATTTGAAGGCTGCCGTTGAGGGATGCGACATGGTTTTTGTGGCAGCAGGCCTTGGTGGTGGAACAGGGACAGGGGCCGCTCCTGTAATTGCTAAGATAGCAAAGGAAGCGGGTGCTCTTACCGTGGCTGTGGTTACCAAACCCTTCAGCTTTGAGGGTAAGGTGCGGGCAAGGCATGCCGAGCAGGGTTGGCAGGAATTGCGCGCCAATGTGGATACCATTATCACTGTTCCCAATGATCGACTCCTTTCTCTTGGGCAAAAAACGAGTAAGTTGGCGGATATGCTGCTTATGGCAGATACCGTCTTACTTCAGGCAGTAAGGGGTATTTCAAATCTCATTAACGTACCTGGTCTTATTAATGCTGATTTTGCGGATCTTCGTACCGTTATGAAGGAAGTGGGCCCTGCCATTATGGGAGTGGGTAGTGCAAGTGGTGAGAATCGTGCTATCGATGCTGCCCGTATAGCCATTGATAATCAACTGCTTGAGGATGTTGGGGTGGATGGCGCTCGAGGGGTTTTGATTAACGTTTCAGCCTCTTCAGAATCCTTAACTCTGGAAGAGTTAAATGAGGTTTCTCTTCTTATTCAAGAGAAGGTTGATGAGGATGCGGTTATTGTGGTTGGTGCCCTCTATGATGATGAGCTTGGCGATGAAATTCGGGTGACTGTTGTTGCCACCGGTGTTGGTGGAGTGCTTGCCTGTAAGGAAGTTGTGGCTAAGCCTAGAGTCCTTAACCGGGCAGAAACCTCGGGTAAAACACCAGGGTTGAATTTGGTTCCCCCCGGTCCTGAAGCGGTTACCCATGGCTCACCTGCCCCTAAAAATGTTCAGCATCGAGCGACCAAATTGCCACGTTCCAGTTTTGATTCATTGGAAAATCTTGGTATTTCCGGTGGAAGTGGTCAGGCAGGCAATGCGAGTTCTGCTACCAGTGGCACTAAGAGGGATTTGGAGTTGTTAGAGACTCCCACCTATTTGCGAAAAAATGCCAATTAG